From one Gossypium hirsutum isolate 1008001.06 chromosome D08, Gossypium_hirsutum_v2.1, whole genome shotgun sequence genomic stretch:
- the LOC107920946 gene encoding protein GRAVITROPIC IN THE LIGHT 1, translated as MNGYEAPITPIKPPQISEMFQKFALAFKTKTFEFFADEDNHNNGSHLSDSDGFSLLDSAEDFITDQKVVVIKPDPPPNSSSSMNNGSHRGTIDTQIAECLVSSVFAAVSSFEASYIQLQTSQVPFVEESVKAADRALVSHLQRLSDLKRFYRELRKNPSFQLDISLGSCLEAQVQENQSKLRSLETVSNRLQEEIDEKDNEVLVLRKKLTEIQWGNTKLSNKLSGNLNSACDVLLTVRVFHSVLHDACRATHKFSKILIGLMRKAGWDLDLVANSIYPDIDYAKKGHTRFAFLSYVCLGMFRGFDSEGFSLIKNEVLCNGNKGTCSLKQLLEHILSNPMELLSRNQSCEFSRFCEKKYQDLIHPTMESSIFSNLDRNEAVLNSWRSLSEFYESFVCIASSIWTLHKLAFSFEPVVEIFQVERGLNFSMVYMEDVSKRDNLPGETKVKVGFTVVPGFKIGRTVIQSQVYLGGSKCKD; from the exons ATGAATGGCTATGAAGCTCCAATAACGCCCATTAAACCCCCTCAAATCTCTGAAATGTTTCAAAAATTCGCTTTGGCTTTCAAGACCAAAACTTTCGAGTTCTTCGCCGATGAAGACAATCACAACAACGGCAGCCACCTTTCAGACTCCGATGGATTCTCCCTCCTCGACTCCGCTGAAGACTTCATCACCGACCAAAAAGTCGTCGTCATCAAGCCTGACCCACCGCCCAATTCTTCTTCCTCTATGAATAACGGTTCCCACCGTGGAACCATCGATACCCAGATCGCTGAATGCTTGGTTTCTTCTGTTTTTGCTGCTGTTTCTTCCTTTGAAGCTTCCTATATTCAGTTACAAACCTCGCAGGTGCCCTTCGTGGAGGAAAGCGTGAAAGCAGCTGATAGAGCTTTGGTTTCTCATCTCCAAAGGTTGTCCGATTTGAAGCGTTTTTACAGGGAATTGCGGAAGAATCCGAGTTTCCAA TTGGATATT tCTCTCGGGTCTTGCTTGGAAGCTCAAGTGCAAGAGAATCAAAGCAAGTTGAGGAGTTTGGAAACGGTTTCGAACCGATTGCAAGAAGAGATTGATGAAAAAGACAATGAAGTCTTGGTTTTGAGGAAGAAATTAACTGAGATTCAATGGGGTAACACCAAATTGTCCAATAAATTATCTGGTAACCTCAATTCAGCTTGTGATGTTCTTTTAACTGTTAGGGTATTTCATTCCGTTTTGCATGATGCTTGCAGAGCAACTCATAAGTTCagtaagattttgattggtttgaTGAGAAAAGCTGGGTGGGATCTTGATTTGGTTGCCAATTCGATTTATCCTGATATTGATTATGCTAAGAAAGGGCACACTAGATTTGCTTTTCTATCATATGTTTGTTTGGGGATGTTTCGAGGTTTCGATTCTGAAGGTTTCAGTTTGATAAAAAACGAAGTTCTATGTAATGGGAATAAGGGTACTTGTTCATTGAAGCAATTGCTCGAACACATATTGAGCAACCCCATGGAGTTACTAAGTAGGAACCAAAGCTGTGAATTCTCAAGGTTTTGTGAGAAGAAGTATCAAGACCTTATTCATCCCACCATGGAGTCATCGATTTTCAGCAATTTGGATAGAAATGAAGCCGTGCTGAATTCGTGGCGGTCATTGAGCGAATTCTATGAGTCATTTGTTTGCATTGCTAGTTCCATATGGACACTTCATAAGCTGGCCTTTTCATTTGAACCCGTGGTGGAGATATTTCAAGTTGAAAGAGGACTCAATTTTTCGATGGTATACATGGAGGATGTTAGCAAGAGAGATAACTTGCCCGGGGAAACTAAGGTGAAAGTGGGGTTCACAGTGGTTCCAGGGTTCAAAATCGGAAGGACTGTGATTCAGTCACAGGTCTATCTAGGTGGGTCAAAATGTAAAGACTAG